The DNA segment ACTGCCTTGAATGGCTGCTTCTTCTAATGAGGTTTTCTTGTGAGGAGAAATGAGGTTTTGACTTGGATTTGACTGTCTGcctctcctgcagtgagcatctTATCTGGGACCAGCCGTGAGCTGAGCTTCAAGCTGGCTCTCCTATCCCAAAGACTAAACCAAGAGTAAATATTGAAGTCATCACCAGTCCAGCATTGCTTTGTACTCTGAGAGCTTTCCAGGCAGCAACCTGTTGGgtgtggagggcagggagagccccAGTCACTCGGTGGTTGTTCCCATCACAGCTTGACATTTTCTGGAACATGCTGATGCTTTACTGGCTCAGGAGGAGGCTGCGGTGGGGAGTGGGAAAACACCAGTCAGGAATCATCTCTCTGAAAGGGCATGAGGAGACAAAAGAGATTCCCCATGCACCTGATGCCCCACAGCCTGATAACCCTCTTTTTTGCTTTACCTTTTGCAAAACGAATGCACTCATCAGAGCAGGTGCTGCAAGCAGGAGCAGATTTGTGCTTGGCATCGTGAAGATGGATGATCTTCTGGGTTGATCatcctgtggagctggtgctgctttggcaggacagagatcatagaatcggtgcggttggaaaagacctctaggattgtcaagtccaaccttctacccaacacctctgtgaccactaaatcatgtcatgaagtgccacatctgtttgttctttgaacatctccagggacagtgactccacctccctgagcagcctggtccgaTGCTGGCGGGGAGTGCTTTGCTGAGCCTAccggcagccctgccagctgctcgtGTTTGTAGCTCATgtggcccttaattcattcAGACCCGTACAACTCCATACATCGAGGAGTCAGAGACCCTTAaatacagccctgtgagaagatcaggagaagcagcagcaggcagccttgcAGTGAGCATTTTGGGTGCAaataggtgggtttttttagtcacatggactttttacaagggcttgtagtgatagcaggaagggaatggattgaagcctgAGTGGGGGAGAatgaggctggaggttaggaagaaattctttagagtcaggctggtgacacactggaacagatagcccagggaggttgtggatgccctctccctggaggtgtccaaggccaggttggacggggccttgagcaagctggtctagtggaaggtgtccctgcctatggcatggggttggaatgagatgatcttcaaggtcccttgcaacccaaaccattctatgaatccactCATCTAGTGCCAATCCCCCTGtcgtgggcagggctgtgctctctaTGGTGGGCACTGTGTTGGGGGCATCAGGGCAGCCACGGGGACTTCAGAGCATATATGGGGATGTCATGGTAGCGATGGGGACCGCACAGGGCATGGCAGTCCATCCTGGGGCAAGGCGGTGGCCTTGCAGTGATGGTTTCTCTCAACTGTATGTTTGGGAGATGCCTCACTGCTGGAGTTAAGGTGGAAGGAGCCATGCCTCCGGGAGCAGGCACCTCCCTGCTGGAGTtctgaaagcatttttacaGGTTTTAAGTTTTACAGACCCTAATTCACCGTTCAGGTCCCTGAAACTCAGTCTGCGCTGCAAATCTGGCATTCCAGCTTTTGTTACAACCTTTCCCCCCAccatcccctccacccccccttctCCATTTTTAATCTGAGTACAAATTGCTGTCAGCACATCAAGTTCGTGTGCCAGCCGCACTCGGTACACTCTGTTCTCAGCTCTTCAAAAACAAAATCGCTGCAGGCGCCGAGAGAACAATAAGTCAGGGCTGCAACTGGAGTGATGTTCTTTCGGCagctttttttctgccttttttttttttccccttgtaatCCAAGAgtgtctgcagccagctgaCCTGCTCCTGGAAATCCAAGTGGAGATTTGCCCCACTTTGCCTGGTGTATTTTTTATGTAGTTCAAAGCTAAACTCTCTCTCCTCCAAGGCGAGGATGGCAGCATCCTCCTCTGCATTCATTCCTTACCCCAAAGGAAGTAGGGAAATTATTatcccctgtactgggcactggtgaggccacacctcaaatattgggttcagttttgggcccctctctccaagaaggacattgggccatagaaggacaacaaagctgctgaagggtctggagagcagggctggtgaggagcagctgaaggaacaggggttgtttagtctggagaagaggaggctgagaggagacctcattgctctctacaactccctgaaaggacgttgctgtgaggtgggggttggtctcttctccctagtatcaggtgattgaacatgagggaatggcctgaaattgtgccaggggaggtttaagttagacattaggaacaatttctgtcctgcaagagtggtcagggaacaggaacaggctgcccagggaggtggtggagtcaccattcctggaggtgttcaagaaatgtgtggacgtggcacttggggacatggtgtagtggccatggtggtgttgggtcaacaATTGGACTCGGTGATATTAGAGCTTTTGTCAAACTAAACCAATTCTATGACCCTGTTTAGAAGCAGgatcttcccctccctgctgcatcccacgGGGGATCTGGGAGAGGGCTTGTGgatctgctcctgctcttgctAGGAGCACAGAAAGCATGGTGCTGTGGGGTTGCTGGGTTACCTGTATTTTAGAATTACTTTGCCACCTTCCTGTGCCTAAGAAAATACCCAATGTGGGTTTGGGTAGTGCAAAAGGAGGGGTcagccctggaggagctggattTGCCTTTTGGAGCCTGGACACCCTTGGCTGTGTCTGGTCTGTCATTTgattctgctctcctcctgccatgCAGGCTGAGGTGCTTGCTGCTCTGTGGTCACTTAGGTCGCATCCTGCGGCTCagcatggtgctgggggagctgtgagagcagccccagccctgagaATGGTTTTCTTGTAAGCATCCTTCCTCCCCACTCTTCAGCAGTACTTGCACAGGCAACGCCTCCTCTGTCTGCTGAGCAGCAAGCAAAGGTAAAGCTCGCGTCCTTCCGGGCTGCGGAGGCCTTGCTCCCGGTTGTGTTGCCTacgacagatttttttttctctcaaaagcttttcctttggtttgttttggctttgttcTAACAGTACTAAGGGGCTCCTGATGAATTGCTTTTAATTTAGTCTACCGGTGTGCTTGCATCTTGTACCCTGTACCAACCAGAGTGCACAGAACATCAGGCTGTCCCCAAAGCCCTCCGCATCCAATGAAAAAGGAATCATCTTCCCGTAGCTGcaagggacctacaagaaatctggggagggactttttacaagggattctagtgataggatgaaggggggtggattgaagcttgagaagagcagatttagactggagattaggagggaATTCTTgacattgagggtggtgagaccctggaacaggttgcgcagggaggttgtggatgcctcctcgctggaggtgttcaaggtcaaagatggatgagtccttgagcaacctggactggtgggaggtgtctctgcccatgccagcagggttggaatgagatgatacttaaggtcccttccaaggcaaaaccattccatgaatctgtgaatcttgcTGTGGAAATGCCAGCCAGGAGAACCAGGTGGTGAATGTTCCAGGTCCTCGGTAtgtgctcctggctgtgcttctgCCAGCGCCTGGGGCTGGAACAGCCACAGTTATTGGTTGAAGattgaagaaaaatgaaacaagagCAAATAATGTTTATCTTGTACTTGGAGTTCTTGGAGGAGGAGAGCACAGCCTTGTTTTGGAGGTGGAAGGCAAGGCAGTATGGCTGCCTATAGGAGCTGTGTAATCGCCTTGATAAATGCCACGtggctgtgtgccagcagcaaTATCCAGTTCCAGTAAGACTTGACTCGTGCAGCAGAGTGCATGGGGAACATATTAGTCATGGTGTTTATCTGTTGTCTGCTCCTTGCTGAGACAGGATTTGCCTGCTTGCCTTTTCAGCAGTGCTTCTGagccctccctgtccctccctgctcaccaggagctcctgtgctgccctcagccccatGTCTTTCAACTTCCGGGACTGGAAGCTTGTCTGTTTtttcgtagaatcatagagccacagCTCGGTtttggtgggaagggacctttaaagcctatccagtccaatgcccctgcagccagcagggacatctgcagctagagcagcttgctcagagccctaaacAACCTGATCTGCAACggtgccagggatgaggcatctcccacctctctgggcaacctaggccaaggtctcaccaccctcagtgtcaaatatttctcccttccctccagcttgaATCTTCCTCTTTGAGTTCTGAccgtcaccccttgtcctgtcacagcaggccgtGCTCAAAtgtctgtcctcagctttcttcttgGCCTCTTTAGGCACTGAAAGGCCATCAGAaaatctccctggagccttctcttctccatgctgaacaaccccaactctctcagcctggcctcacagcagagggcttccagccctcccagcattgctgtggcctcctctgtcccactccaacaggttcctgttcctgtgctgagaGATTTTGGAAGATATTCTTTGTAAAATGCTTCTTTTGGAGCTGCCCCTTGCCTGGGTTGGGGTGGCTTTGAGTGCGATCCTGCCCTCTCAACCCTCTGCAGTTCACCTGGAGGGATTCTGTAGTGGCACCAGGTTCGACTGCAGAGACGTGAAGTTCGTCGTGGGTGAAGGGGAGGACTATGACATCCCCATCGGCAtcgacaaagccctggagaagatgcagagggcagagcactGCATCCTCTACCTGGCGCCACGGTAAGGAGCATCCTCCTGGGcaccacagagtcacacaggcgtcccagcatggtggggttgggagggagctctggagatcatccagtccaacccacatgtagcttgcccaggatcacaatggccaggagggtttggaagctctccagagaaggagactccacagcctctctgggcagcctgctccaggcctccagcaccctcaacaccgaagaagtttctccttctgttcagctgaaacctcctggcttccagtgtgtgcccacttgcccttgtcctgtcactgggcaccactgaaaagagtttggCCCCAGCCTCCCAAGACAAGAGATGTCACCTAGTTTTGAGCTTCCAGCATCCAAGGCTCTATTAGCGGTCATGGAAGATGCTGATCCTGAAAGTGGGACTTTCCAGGAGAGCCTCAGGTTAGTGATGTCGGCAGGCATGGCAAGAGTAACTGGTGGCAAGAAGGCAGAGATCTCaagatgctttaaaaaaatcaggAGAAAAAGGTTTATCTGAGTCCGGGGGCTGAAAGgaaaaggtctccctggaaacCACCATGGCTGGATAGAGAAACCTCTCTAAAACAATGGAGTTGATGCGTACAGAGATGATGACTCCCAGGAGAGAATGGATTGTGTCCCCTCAGGTATCGTGGCTCATGGAGAACAATCTTGCCCTCACCCTGAAAAGTTAATAGCTGCAGGGGTGAAACCCCAGTGGGTGATTGTGCTGTGTCATGGCCAAGCTGCCCAAAGCAAGATTCTTCTGCCCCTGGCTCTGACAGGTTCCTTACGCCCCCCAGGTATGGCTTCGGCGAGGCAGGGAAGCCCAAATACGGCATCCAGGCCAACGCAGAGCTGGTCTATGAGGTGACACTGAAGAGCTTTGAGAAGGTGAGGGCAGGAGCGTGTGGGGCCCTACCCGGGTGACAGGGACACTGGTGTCTGGGCAGCGGCCACCCTTTGGCCCTAGCACGAGGCCACCCCTGGCCCCATCTCCAGCGGAGACGTCACCAAGACCTTGGTGTTCTGAGGTTGTTCCTctctgttggtttggtttctttttctgggGGGGGCCAAGGCTGGGTCTCTCATTTGCTCCCAGCCATCTTCCCCTTGGACTTGCTTTTATTGTTTTAACTTTTATTTTagctttatttgtttgtttgttgggtttttttaattatttttgtcttgcttttcccctttttgccctcttttctttttgttatcccctttttcctttttatttttgtcccttttttccttcttgttttgttttttattccctttgtgttttgtcttttggtgttgtttttctttgtttgtttggagtttttttctctttttcaaaatatttttttcttttagcctTTGTCACCCCTGTTTTTTCCCTGTCTCTTCCTGGGCTGCTCAGATCAGAGTTGTGCTGTCCATCCAGCTGGCCCCGAGGAGCTTGGCTGGCAGGCTGAGATGGCTGTGCCCATGGTGAGGACAGGAATGGGATGCAAAAGGTGCCCGTGGAATGGGGCAGGTGCTGCTGTACTGCATCCCTGCTTGATCCTCTCCTCATCCCAccaccctgcccagagcaggaatAAGACCTACcacatccctgctctgctgggggatgtcCCTCCCCCaactcctcttctcttcttgggCTTTTCCATCCTGCTGGGGTTGCAGTGGACAAAGCACCTTTCTTGGGATGAAGTCCCAAGCCTGGGAGGGTTTCTCTGTTGTAAGGGACTCCAGGTCCACACCCCTACATGTGCTCTGGGTGTCtcctcatccccagcccctgcaattAAAAAGATGCTGGATCCACTCTGTGTAACGCTGCCCTGATGAGCACCCTTTGTTAATGAGCAATCCGGGGAGGAtgtgtggtcctgctgctgcactgggctgccctgctcctccaggaTTGCTCCAAGCATTTCTTTGCAGGCCAAGGAGTCATGGGAGATGGACACCAAAgagaaactggagcaggctgccatcGTCAAGGAGAAAGGCACGACCTACTTCAAGGTTTGTAAAGTGGCAGGTGGTGGAGATGGAGCAAGGGAGCTAGGAATAGGGTGTGATCCTTGGATGTGTGACCTGgcagctgtcagggttggagaaGCCGTGTCATAGAACCAGAGACTGGattaggtgggaagggaccacctgTAAAGCCCATCCAGACCAacgcccctgcagtcagcccagacatctgcaactggagcagattgctcagagccccagacaacctgacctgcgaTGGTGCCGGGGATGGGGCCGctcccaccttcctgggcaacctgggacaggctctcatcaccctcagcaCAAACATTTTGTAACTTTATCTAGtttgaatctccctcttttagttaaaccatcaccccttgtcctgtcacaatagGTCTTCCTCAaaaatctgtccccagctttctacTGGggccctttaagcactgaaggGCCACACAAAGGTGtcccttgagccttcttttctccaggctgagcagccccgactctttcagcctggcctcacagcagagggcttccagccttcccaggattgctgtggcctcctctggaccccctccaacagttccatgtctgtcctgtgctgaggactctagAGCTGGACACCTTACTCCACAGACAGCACTGGGGAAGATGGatcctgcccttcctctgccttttcctcacttCCTGAAAtacttcctcctctccaggcgcTGCCTTGCCCATGTATGCTCCCTGTGGAGCAGGGTGGTGGATCAGATTCTTCCCACAGATGGATGTGGCCAGGACTAATGCTGAGGGGCTTTGCCATTCCCCTTCCCAGGCTGGGACATTCCAAGCAAGTTGGTTTTGTATGGAGGTGGAACGCAAGCTAGATAACTGCCTTTTCGCAGGggctctgcaccagcagctccagccaagccttggagcatctttctgGCTTTTGTGTCTTTACCACACTGTGTTCAACTCATGACCTGTTGGCAGGCTGtttcaggagcaggctgagcgcTGTCCGCATGGGTTCCTCTAGCCTCTTCTTCTTTGCTCCATCCCAGGAAGGCAAATACCTGCAGGCAGTGATTCAGTATGGGAAGATTGTGTCCTGGCTGGAACTGGAGTATGGCTTATCAGAGAAAGAGTCCAAAGCCTCTGACTCcttcctgctggctgccttCCTTAACCTGGCCATGTGCTATCTGAAGCTGCGGGAGTACGCCAAAGCCGTCGAGTGCTGTGACAAGGTAGAGGTGCATTAGCCTGAGGGTGGGAGCATCTTCTTGTCTTGCAGGTTCTCACTGCACACCCCAGAGTGGTGCCATCCCATCTGCACCTCGTGGTCTCCAAAGGTGGTGTGAGCACAGAAATTGGCTGCAGGAGCAAAAGTGCTTTTTGGAGTTGAAATCCACCTGCTTACAACAGCTTTTCTTCCAAAGCCACATCTAACTGGATGGATGGATGctgcctgggccagcagcctgAGGCTACTGTTTAGAATGtgtcagattggaagggaccctcaaagtaATCTTGTCCTTGCGGTGAGCAGGAACATGCCCAACtaagagcaggttgctcagggtgccatcaagtttgaccttgaatgtctgcagggatgggacctcagccactgctctgggcaaccttttacagtatttcactgctttcctgctccagtttcaaaccgttgtccctcatcctatcaccacaggccttacTGTGGAGCCTTActgtaggtcctcttcagatactgaaatgcagcactaaggtctccctggagccttcctctttccaggctgaataacccaaactctcccagcctgtctggagaggaaaattTTGGGTCTGGCCCAGGCTTGACCTGTGTTTTTGAcgttcaaggtcaaacttgacggggccctgaacaacctgctctagttggggctgtccctgcgggctgcaaggggttggacgagatgacctttgaaggtcccttctgacccaacgcattctgtgattctctaaatCGCCTCTGAGGTGCATGTGTGGTTTTTACTAAAGGAAAATGACTTTGTTGCTAGAGCACAGAGTCAAAAACCACCTTTAAACCATCAGTTTCCTTGTCTCcaagctccctgtgctgggattTGGTGTTTTCACCTTCTTTGTGGATTTGTCTCCCACGGACTCTCCCGCTTTTGGGGGGATACTGAGCAAGGAGAAACAAGTGAACTATATTAATGACTGCTGGTGGACATGAGTTGATCTTtcgagttgttttttttttggttgagcAACTTGCAAGTGCTCTGGGCACTTGAATCCACCTTGTCCTGGTTTCAGCAGATTTAATGAGGCTTTGACCTCAGAGGGATCTTTTGGGGGATCCCAAAGTCGCTAACAGGGACCTGTGTGTTTGCAGGCACTAGGACTGGACCAGAACAATGAGAAGGGCTTGTACCGGAGGGGCGAAGCCAGGTTATTGATGAATGAGTTCGAGCTGGCAAAATGTGACTTTCAAAAAGTTCTGGAAGTGAATCCAcagaacaaagcagcaaaaTCCCAGATTTCCATCTGCCAGAAGAAAACGAAGGAGCACAACGAGCGGGACCGGAGGATCTACGCCAACATGTTCACAAAGTTCGCAGAGAGGGACGCGaaggtgcctgctgcctgctgcctgctgcctgctgcctgctgcctgctgcctgctgcctgctgcctgctgcctgctgcctgctgcctgctgcctgctgcctgctgcctgctgcctgttttGGGCCACCTGAGCCCAGGGTGAAGGACGCTAGGCGCCTTTGTGATGAGAGGAGATGGGTTAAAGCCAATGAAGTCATGGATCAGGTCAAGGATGGAGGGCTTGAGCCTGCTGCACTGGGAAGATGGATTTATTTCTCGATTTCTcttgtgcagaggctgccacCAGATTCTCAGAAGTCAGGATattaaggggctggagcaggtccagaaaaggacaatgaaactgatgaagggtctggagaacagggctggtgaggcgcagctgagggacttggggttgtttaatctggagaaaaggaggctgaggggagaccttagcagctgtctacagctccctgaaaggaggagctgtagtgaggtggggattaGTCTCtccagtatcaggtgacagaatgagggtacatgtcctgaaattgtgccaggggaggttcaggttggacattaggaacaatttctgtcctgcaagagtggtcagcctgcccagggaggtggtggagtcgccgtccctggaggtgttgaagaaatgtgtggacgtggcacttggacaCATGAggtagtggctgtggtggtgataggttggtctttggtctggatgaccttgaagggcTTTTTTCAACCAAAACGTTTCTGTGAGTCTGGGAGAAAAAAGTGCTGGTGATGCAAGGGCTGATGACAGGGCTGGTACTTGTACTGAATTCTTCTGTTCCCAGCTAGTGACTGTTGGTGACTTCCTGGTCACTGGCAAAATGAAATGTCATCCAATCTCTGGCAATGCATTTTGAGACATGACAGTGTGGTTTTCCTGAAGCTGGAAAGGTAATAGCTGCTCCGCTGCTGACAGCGAGCGATTGCTATCTCTACTGAATCTCAACCAAAACTCCTCACAACAAAACCTGGTGTTCTATAACCAGAGAGGacacagtgctgccagccccaccaccTGGCTCAGTTTTAGTGTAATCTCTTCTGAACCAGTGCCTGGAGGTTGAGGTGGTGGAATAAgaggccagggcagcccctggggttgtgcagcttgggacaggaagcagagctgccctggccaACTGCTGGTGCTGAGATATGTTGGCTGGTGCAGCTGGTTGTGATAGGGACagtcactgctggagcaggtgtgAGCCTTCACTGTGCCTTAGTGTTCCTCTCCTGCACCTGTGGCCAAGTGTAGGGGCTACACCTGTGATGGGCTTGTTGTTAGGTGTTAGTGTGGGTCACATGAGTGGACACTGAGGTGGactgagagctggctgaaggAGGGTTCAGAGGGTTGTGGCTCAGACGGTTGTGATCAGTGGTGCAGAGTCTAGTTGAAGGCCTGTAGCTCATAGTGGTCCCCAGTGGTCAAGACTGGGTCAGGTCTTGTTCaacatcagtgacctggatgaagtgtcccctcagccagtttgctttgaaggtcccttccaacccaacccagtttGTGATGATTCTATAATTTGCTGTTTTGCAGGAAGCTGCCAGCAAAACTGAGGttgaaaaagcagcagagaaagcagtTTGTGAAAAGGGACTGAAAACTGCCAGTACTGAAGGTAAAGAGGCTGAAGGCCATGTATGATGGAGGAAGAGCAGTGGGAAGGGAgagcctcctgcccttggcccacACAGGAAAAGGTTGCTGCCAGAGCCTGGGACTCGCCAGCGTCTTGTAAAGATTGTTACAGTTTGTGTGATCGTGGAAGCAAGAAGCGCCCCGCAAGGGAGAAGCAGTCCCTGTCCCACCGCCCTGGGCACGCTGCACAGCAGTGGCGGGATGCTGTGGGACCACCCACAGCCTGTGGAACAAACGGCTTTGaaatggaaagagagaaaaatacaaacaaaaataaataaaaattgaagCTCTTGGCAGGTGTCCATGGGCAGCGCCTTGCGGCTCCTTTGGCTTCGTGTCGGCTGTCAGCGCAGCATCCTCATCCTTACGGGTGAGTTAGGATCTGGGACGTGCTCCACgctggtgccacagccacactgggcaaactggaacccagggcTGGCTCATGGGAGCCCAGCACCCCCACGGCACCTGGCAGCTCACTCTCCCATGGGTGCTCACTGGACTGGGGAGACGTTGGTTTTCTCTCCTGACAGCTTCTTGCCTGTGGCCAAAGGGGCTGCGAT comes from the Dryobates pubescens isolate bDryPub1 chromosome 35, bDryPub1.pri, whole genome shotgun sequence genome and includes:
- the FKBP5 gene encoding peptidyl-prolyl cis-trans isomerase FKBP5 — its product is MTTDEATKGEGEVQATALAERGEDITPTRDRGVLKIIKRPGSEDESPMIGDKVYVHYKGKLANGKKFDSSRDRNEPFVFSLGKGQVIKAWDIGVATMRKGEICYLLCKPEYAYGSAGSAPKIPSNATLFFEVELLDFKGEDLFEDGGIIRRIKRKGEGYSNPNEGATVEIHLEGFCSGTRFDCRDVKFVVGEGEDYDIPIGIDKALEKMQRAEHCILYLAPRYGFGEAGKPKYGIQANAELVYEVTLKSFEKAKESWEMDTKEKLEQAAIVKEKGTTYFKEGKYLQAVIQYGKIVSWLELEYGLSEKESKASDSFLLAAFLNLAMCYLKLREYAKAVECCDKALGLDQNNEKGLYRRGEARLLMNEFELAKCDFQKVLEVNPQNKAAKSQISICQKKTKEHNERDRRIYANMFTKFAERDAKEAASKTEVEKAAEKAVCEKGLKTASTEGKEAEGHV